A single window of Drosophila suzukii chromosome 3, CBGP_Dsuzu_IsoJpt1.0, whole genome shotgun sequence DNA harbors:
- the Osi1 gene encoding uncharacterized protein Osi1, which produces MLLCRIVLALLLLVLLHHSQAEEETTHLPQVSLAESLARSAASSGSSSLLQSDPFIARNQRQCFETRSLVACIKYKASKLVWKLATNSMGFFPSEYGRDMAADKGRWLRLVQLGEPADEVVVFNDAKSLEGDSELTLVLKFLKRAAETFGRNHGLQLRLNGESGARVLEESEARLARKKKKWLIILPLIILLKIAHLKMAVVGMLTAVLGMNVLLVGGVGWLIHYLKYKTMCKIHPHLVQTHSHVYESEPSDYSQFVGSSSYSGSYNPYSSGSGANHELAANSYSKDWATSKAYHGHNHLDTISKRLQ; this is translated from the exons ATGCTGCTGTGTCGCATAGTGCtggcgctgctgctgctagTGCTGCTGCACCACAGCCAGGCGGAGGAGGAGACCACCCACCTGCCACAGGTCTCGCTGGCGGAGTCCCTGGCCAGATCGGCGGCTTCGTCGGGATCCTCCAGCCTCCTCCAGAGCGACCCCTTCATCGCGCGCAACCAACGGCAGTGCTTCGAGACCCGAAGTTTGGTGGCCTGCATCAAGTACAAGGCCAGCAAGCTCGTCTGGAAGCTGGCCACCAACAGCATGGGCTTCTTCCCCAGCGAGTACGGACGCGACATGGCCGCGGACAAGGGCCGCTGGCTGAGATTGGTCCAGTTGGGAGAGCCCGCCGACGAGGTGGTCGTGTTCAACGACGCCAAGAGCTTGGAAG GTGACAGCGAGCTGACGCTGGTTCTCAAGTTCCTGAAGAGGGCGGCGGAGACCTTCGGGCGCAACCACGGATTGCAGTTGAGGCTGAACGGCGAGAGCGGGGCGAGGGTCCTGGAGGAATCTG AGGCACGATTGGCCCGCAAGAAGAAGAAGTGGCTCATCATCTTGCCCCTCATCATCCTGCTGAAGATCGCCCACCTGAAGATGGCCGTAGTGGGCATGCTGACGGCCGTGCTGGGCATGAACGTGCTGCTGGTGGGCGGCGTGGGCTGGCTGATCCACTACCTCAAGTACAAGACCATGTGCAAGATCCACCCGCACCTGGTGCAAACGCACTCGCACGTGTACGAGTCGGAGCCCTCGGACTACTCCCAGTTCGTGGGCAGCAGCAGCTACTCCGGCTCGTACAATCCCTACAGCTCCGGTTCCGGGGCTAATCATGAGCTGGCGGCCAACAGCTACAGCAAGGACTGGGCCACGAGTAAGGCCTACCACGGTCACAATCACCTGGACACGATCAGCAAGCGACTACAGTAG